In Pseudomonas sp. P5_109, the genomic window CTCCACCGGCATCAATGCCTTCCACATTCGTGTGATCCACGCCGAAAGCCTGCACGCCCATGACGCCGTAGCCGAAAGCCGATTCAACTGGGAGGTCGCATGATTGCTTGCCACGCTTTGCGCTGGGGCGCACCGGGCCAACCACTCACCCCAGCGCTGAACCTCGAACTGCCGAGGGGCAGCCTGACCGCCATCATCGGTGCGAACGGTTCTGGCAAAAGCAGCCTGCTGAAAGTCATCGCCGGCTTGCAAAAACCGTTGGCCGGAAAAGTGCGACTGAATGTTCCATTCAAGGGCGGCGTGTCGTTCCTGCCCCAGCAACAACACTTGGACAGGCAATTTCCGATCAGCCTTCAGGCATTGGTCGCCGCCGGTTTCTGGGGCAACATACAATCCCCGGAGATCCGTAGCCAACGACTGAATACCGTCCTCGAAAACTGGTGCCTGAAGGGTCTGGAAGATCGGCCCTTGATGGCCCTCTCCGGCGGTGAATTGCAACGTGCCCTGCTCGCCCGTTTGAGCCTGACCGACGCACCTTTGCTGCTACTCGATGAACCCCACGCGGCCCTCGATGAATGGGGTCAAGAGTTGCTCTGGAAGCACCTGCACGAGTGGCACCACGAAGGCCGGACACTGATGGTCGTGTGCCATGACCTCGCCGCTGTCCGCGACCACATCCCCCACACGTTGCTGATCAAAAGCAGCGGTTGCGTACTCGGTTCGAGCTTCGAACTGATCCGCCAACAACCACGAGCGCAGGTGGCCTGATGATCGCTGCCGTGCATCTCTGGCAACCCTTCCACGAATTCGTCTTCATGCGGCGGGCGTTGCTCGGTGGCTTGGTCCTGGCGTGCAGCACGGCGCCCCTGGGCGTGTTTCTGATCCTGCGGCGCATGAGCCTGATTGGCGATGCCGTCGCCCACGG contains:
- a CDS encoding metal ABC transporter ATP-binding protein, which encodes MIACHALRWGAPGQPLTPALNLELPRGSLTAIIGANGSGKSSLLKVIAGLQKPLAGKVRLNVPFKGGVSFLPQQQHLDRQFPISLQALVAAGFWGNIQSPEIRSQRLNTVLENWCLKGLEDRPLMALSGGELQRALLARLSLTDAPLLLLDEPHAALDEWGQELLWKHLHEWHHEGRTLMVVCHDLAAVRDHIPHTLLIKSSGCVLGSSFELIRQQPRAQVA